The Elusimicrobiota bacterium genome has a window encoding:
- a CDS encoding glycogen/starch/alpha-glucan phosphorylase gives MTNPVVQSVIPPNPADLEAAIRYRLHYTIAKDMSDVNTEDLFHAVSLAVKDVAVDRLLESRHRFREEDVKRVYYLSMEFLPGRTLGNNLLNLGLYEACRQALQTLGSDINDVLKEEHDPALGNGGLGRLAACLLDSMATEGIAGFGYGINYQFGLFRQVIENGWQVEKPDRWLSDSFYWQVTRPERIATVLIGGRVVDTQDMHGQIRPRWVDTQTIQGVPHDMPVVGYGGKTVNFLRLYSAQTSHDFDMQIFNHGDYLKAVEDKIKSETVTRVLYPNDVPESGRQLRLTQEYFFTACALSDILIGFLRFHKDLSTFADKVSIQMNDTHPTIAVAELMRLLIDEHQIAWDEAWRTTVAVLGYTNHTLMGEALERWPVPLFEKLLPRHMQIIYQINERFLKEVDKRWPGDLDRMRRMSIIEESNPKQIRMAHLAIIGSHSTNGVASLHSELLKQRLLHDFFELWPERFNNKTNGVTPRRWIGLANPGLSQLLDRRVGKDWITDLDQLRALEGLAQDKGFQDEFLKVKKEAKARACRIVRDQMGFFLTGDFLFDVHAKRIHLYKRQLLNVLRIIHDYLRLVEDRVTPPVPQAFLFAGKAAPGYQAAKQVIKLIHSVGQVINQDPRARDWMSVIFVPDYRVSIAEWLIPAADLSEQISTAGTEASGTGNMKFAMNGALTIGTLDGANIEIREAVGPENFFLFGLTADEVQSLQARHVYDPEGIIARNPAIHRVLESLLSKRFCANDPGLFQDMVRYVMDRNDPFVHLADLKSYCRAHDEAVALYAKPAEWVPKTILNVARTGFFSSDRTVREYARDIWKLR, from the coding sequence ATGACGAATCCCGTTGTCCAGTCGGTTATCCCTCCGAATCCGGCCGATCTTGAAGCCGCGATCCGTTATCGCCTGCATTACACGATCGCCAAAGACATGAGCGATGTGAACACGGAAGATCTTTTCCACGCTGTTTCACTGGCGGTCAAGGATGTCGCGGTAGACCGCTTGCTGGAATCCCGGCACCGTTTCCGTGAAGAGGATGTTAAGCGTGTCTATTACCTGTCCATGGAGTTCCTTCCCGGGCGCACGCTCGGCAATAATCTCCTGAACCTGGGTCTCTATGAGGCCTGCCGGCAGGCGCTGCAGACGCTGGGTTCGGATATTAACGATGTTCTCAAGGAAGAGCATGACCCGGCTTTAGGCAACGGGGGACTGGGCCGCCTGGCGGCGTGCCTGCTGGATTCCATGGCCACCGAAGGCATCGCGGGTTTTGGCTACGGGATCAACTACCAGTTCGGCCTCTTCCGGCAGGTGATTGAAAACGGCTGGCAGGTGGAAAAACCGGACCGCTGGCTCAGCGACAGCTTTTACTGGCAGGTCACGCGTCCCGAGCGGATCGCTACCGTATTGATCGGCGGCCGGGTCGTGGACACTCAGGACATGCACGGCCAGATCCGCCCCCGCTGGGTCGACACGCAGACCATTCAGGGCGTTCCGCACGATATGCCGGTGGTCGGTTACGGAGGGAAAACCGTAAACTTCCTTCGCCTCTACTCCGCCCAAACCTCCCACGATTTTGATATGCAGATCTTCAACCACGGGGATTATCTGAAAGCCGTGGAGGATAAGATCAAATCCGAAACCGTTACCCGCGTGCTCTATCCGAATGATGTTCCGGAGTCCGGGCGGCAGCTGCGCCTGACGCAGGAGTACTTCTTCACGGCTTGTGCGCTCAGCGATATTCTGATCGGCTTCCTTCGCTTCCATAAAGACTTGTCAACGTTTGCCGACAAGGTGTCTATTCAGATGAACGATACGCATCCGACGATTGCGGTGGCGGAGCTTATGCGGCTGCTTATCGACGAGCATCAAATCGCATGGGACGAGGCCTGGCGTACGACGGTCGCCGTCCTGGGCTACACCAACCACACGCTGATGGGAGAAGCCTTGGAGCGATGGCCGGTTCCGCTTTTTGAGAAGCTTTTGCCACGGCACATGCAGATCATTTATCAGATTAACGAGCGGTTCCTGAAAGAGGTGGATAAACGCTGGCCCGGCGATCTGGACCGCATGCGCCGGATGTCCATTATAGAGGAGTCCAATCCGAAACAGATTCGCATGGCGCATCTGGCGATCATCGGCAGCCATTCGACCAATGGGGTGGCGTCGCTGCATTCGGAACTGCTCAAGCAACGGCTTCTGCACGACTTTTTCGAGCTGTGGCCGGAACGCTTCAACAACAAAACCAACGGGGTCACACCGCGGCGCTGGATCGGACTGGCCAATCCCGGGTTGTCGCAGCTGTTGGATCGCCGGGTGGGGAAGGATTGGATCACCGATCTGGATCAGTTGCGCGCCCTGGAGGGATTGGCGCAGGATAAAGGATTTCAGGACGAGTTCCTGAAAGTGAAAAAGGAAGCCAAAGCCAGGGCCTGCCGGATCGTGCGCGACCAGATGGGTTTTTTCCTGACCGGAGATTTTCTTTTTGATGTTCACGCCAAACGCATTCACCTCTATAAACGGCAGTTGCTCAATGTCCTGCGGATTATTCACGATTACCTGCGTCTGGTCGAAGACCGGGTGACGCCGCCGGTACCGCAGGCTTTCCTTTTTGCCGGAAAGGCCGCTCCAGGTTATCAGGCGGCCAAACAGGTCATCAAACTGATCCACTCGGTCGGGCAGGTGATTAATCAGGACCCGCGCGCACGGGACTGGATGTCGGTGATTTTTGTGCCGGACTACCGGGTGTCGATCGCGGAGTGGCTGATCCCTGCGGCGGACTTGAGCGAACAAATTTCGACCGCGGGGACCGAGGCCTCCGGTACGGGGAACATGAAGTTCGCCATGAACGGAGCGCTCACGATTGGAACGCTCGACGGGGCCAATATAGAGATCCGGGAGGCGGTTGGCCCCGAAAATTTCTTTCTCTTTGGGCTGACGGCCGATGAAGTGCAGAGCCTGCAGGCCCGCCATGTCTATGATCCGGAGGGGATTATCGCCAGGAATCCCGCGATTCACCGGGTTCTGGAAAGCCTCCTGAGCAAGCGTTTCTGTGCGAACGATCCGGGTCTTTTTCAGGATATGGTTCGCTATGTCATGGACCGGAACGATCCATTTGTGCATCTGGCGGATCTGAAATCCTACTGCCGCGCCCATGATGAGGCGGTGGCCCTTTATGCCAAGCCGGCGGAGTGGGTCCCCAAAACCATTCTGAATGTCGCTCGCACCGGTTTTTTCTCCAGCGATCGCACCGTTCGTGAGTATGCCCGTGATATCTGGAAACTCCGCTGA